One window of Vitis riparia cultivar Riparia Gloire de Montpellier isolate 1030 chromosome 5, EGFV_Vit.rip_1.0, whole genome shotgun sequence genomic DNA carries:
- the LOC117913976 gene encoding uncharacterized protein LOC117913976: MSRLRPLQLLEINLISAQDLAPVGRSMRTYAIAWVHPDRKLSTRIDTTGHNSPTWNDKFVFRVDDEFLRADTSAVMIDIYSQHWFRDYHVGTVRILVGNLIPPSVRPGHRTQMGMRFMALQVRRSSGRPQGLLNIGVALLDSSMRSMPLYSQLSASAVGFHDLVGEDDPKKINNNNNQNPPFEKIVLRRCKSERSDRLVSEAEFSDFPASSVNGSEVSGPRKRNKTSGKASSMISGSSAGGRSKGKVKSGKASSVISGSEFVDLLKKKSGAKASSILNGSEVSYPVIKSKGSILTAGSTDLGEPLMKKTNGKADSSINSSEGGEFTKGKVGTKFIGFDFGSKATPKTSGLEFWGPGKGGLRSFKLNDYGGPKNITTGSMLSESEVGPSPSEVAAAIAHDRCRQAEDGNNSALDGWSLNSSEEGLRSKLQRWRTELPPLYDRGAYGIYRTPGRHVRRHTEGDEPDGSGLFSCFGNICGYECSIVCGGNPNPSSRR; encoded by the coding sequence ATGTCTCGCCTACGTCCTTTGCAGCTCCTCGAAATCAACCTCATCTCCGCCCAGGACTTGGCCCCCGTCGGACGATCCATGCGCACTTACGCGATCGCTTGGGTCCATCCCGATCGCAAACTCTCCACCCGCATCGACACCACCGGCCACAACAGTCCCACCTGGAACGACAAGTTCGTCTTCCGGGTCGACGATGAATTCCTCAGGGCCGACACCTCCGCCGTCATGATCGACATCTATTCCCAGCATTGGTTCCGCGACTATCACGTGGGCACCGTCCGGATTCTTGTAGGGAACCTTATTCCGCCCTCGGTGCGGCCGGGCCACCGCACCCAAATGGGCATGCGGTTCATGGCGCTCCAAGTGCGGCGGTCGTCGGGCCGGCCGCAGGGGCTTTTGAACATTGGTGTGGCGCTGCTTGACAGCTCCATGAGGAGCATGCCTCTCTACAGTCAACTCAGCGCCTCGGCCGTTGGGTTTCATGATTTGGTAGGGGAGGatgacccaaaaaaaataaataacaataataatcaaaatccGCCCTTCGAAAAGATAGTGCTCCGACGTTGCAAAAGCGAACGCAGTGACCGCCTGGTTAGTGAGGCAGAGTTTTCCGATTTTCCTGCGTCGTCTGTCAATGGCTCAGAAGTGAGCGGGCCACGAAAAAGGAATAAGACAAGTGGAAAAGCGAGTTCGATGATAAGCGGATCGAGTGCAGGAGGGCGAAGTAAAGGGAAGGTGAAGAGTGGAAAAGCGAGTTCAGTGATTAGCGGGTCAGAGTTTGTGGATCTCCTGAAGAAGAAGTCTGGTGCAAAAGCCAGTTCAATACTAAACGGGTCTGAAGTGAGTTACCCAGTGATCAAAAGCAAAGGCAGTATTTTGACAGCGGGCAGCACTGATTTAGGGGAACCCCTGATGAAGAAGACAAATGGGAAAGCCGATTCGTCAATCAACAGCTCGGAGGGTGGGGAATTCACCAAAGGAAAGGTGGGAACCAAATTTATCGGGTTCGACTTCGGATCAAAAGCGACTCCAAAAACGTCCGGATTAGAGTTCTGGGGCCCAGGGAAAGGAGGGTTAAGATCCTTCAAGCTCAACGATTACGGAGGCCCCAAGAACATCACAACCGGATCCATGTTGTCGGAGTCAGAGGTGGGGCCATCGCCGTCGGAGGTGGCGGCAGCCATCGCCCACGATAGATGCCGGCAGGCGGAGGATGGCAACAACTCCGCACTGGACGGATGGAGCTTGAACAGCAGCGAGGAAGGATTGCGGTCGAAGCTACAGAGGTGGCGGACGGAGCTGCCGCCGCTGTACGACAGAGGGGCTTACGGGATTTACAGAACCCCAGGCAGACACGTCCGGAGACACACGGAGGGTGACGAACCAGACGGAAGCGGATTGTTTTCGTGCTTTGGGAACATATGCGGGTACGAGTGCTCCATAGTATGCGGAGGCAACCCTAACCCTTCCTCCAGGAGGTAG